From a region of the Candidatus Neomarinimicrobiota bacterium genome:
- a CDS encoding aspartate kinase: LQELIWKVRYDQDSVKPGVEFIRRLKQDTLLKNIHHAASRERILQKINTLVLELERFLMGIHYIGDIPRQTEELILSYGERFSSLMLTEILKERGFDTVEKRPEELGLITVGNSGNTGVDYAASRVSEMITFDTITVVPGFYGISPEGKVTLLGRGGSDYSAAAIARCIQADSLDIWKDVNGFLSGDPKIVQSPRNLERLTYTEAAELAYFGAKILHPRTVEPLVETGIPIRIFDISAFDQHQEPCTIISNESRIHEDVIKSVTFSDDFGILQLEGPGVGMKAGILAIVTRALDKAGINIKSVITAQTSINILLSLQDLDTARKVTGDVLPGVVSHLNILDNLSLIAVVGQGILETPGVAARIFGAVSRRHINIRIISVGASPVAAYFIVDKSVRDEAVKTIHKEFFS, translated from the coding sequence CTTCAGGAACTGATCTGGAAAGTTCGTTATGATCAGGACTCTGTAAAACCCGGTGTAGAATTTATCCGTCGCCTGAAACAGGATACACTTCTGAAAAATATCCATCATGCCGCATCCCGGGAGCGTATTTTACAGAAAATCAACACACTGGTCCTGGAGCTGGAACGTTTTTTGATGGGTATTCACTATATCGGAGACATTCCCCGCCAGACAGAGGAATTGATACTCAGTTATGGTGAACGGTTCAGTTCCCTGATGCTTACGGAAATCCTCAAAGAAAGGGGCTTTGATACCGTAGAAAAAAGACCTGAAGAGCTGGGACTCATAACGGTTGGAAATTCGGGGAATACCGGGGTGGATTATGCCGCTTCCCGTGTATCAGAAATGATTACGTTTGATACCATCACGGTGGTCCCTGGTTTTTACGGGATTTCTCCTGAGGGGAAAGTGACCCTGTTGGGACGGGGAGGCAGTGATTATTCCGCTGCCGCTATCGCCCGCTGTATCCAGGCGGATTCCCTGGATATCTGGAAAGATGTAAACGGCTTTCTGAGTGGCGATCCCAAAATAGTCCAATCACCCCGGAACCTGGAACGGCTCACTTATACCGAAGCGGCGGAACTGGCGTATTTTGGTGCAAAAATTCTTCATCCCCGGACTGTGGAGCCCCTGGTTGAAACCGGTATTCCCATAAGAATCTTTGATATATCTGCTTTTGATCAGCATCAGGAACCCTGCACAATCATCAGCAACGAAAGCCGGATTCATGAGGATGTGATTAAAAGTGTCACCTTTTCTGATGACTTTGGGATTCTTCAGCTTGAAGGACCGGGTGTGGGTATGAAAGCCGGTATTCTGGCCATCGTAACCCGGGCGCTGGATAAAGCCGGGATCAATATCAAATCAGTGATCACAGCCCAGACCTCCATCAATATCCTTCTTTCTCTCCAGGATCTGGATACAGCCCGGAAAGTAACCGGTGATGTTCTACCGGGTGTCGTGAGTCATCTGAATATTCTGGATAATCTGTCCTTAATTGCTGTTGTGGGACAGGGAATCCTGGAAACGCCCGGTGTGGCAGCCCGGATATTTGGAGCCGTAAGCCGCAGGCATATCAATATCCGCATTATTTCTGTCGGTGCTTCTCCTGTAGCCGCTTACTTTATTGTCGATAAATCGGTCCGGGATGAGGCCGTAAAAACTATCCACAAAGAGTTTTTTTCCTGA